Proteins encoded within one genomic window of Candidatus Hydrogenedentota bacterium:
- a CDS encoding alcohol dehydrogenase catalytic domain-containing protein: MKALFFENRPGKVMALKVAERLFRYAALGPLSPLRYAEVPEPAIPNERWLKVRNIQCGLCGTDLHFMFMDLDPKCFSAAVPGIHRKFLGHELVGEVAQAGSEVEGLAAGDRVVLRIDWPSCFQMEHAPPCPQCARGNYMLCENLGRGSLPLRDTGGGFSPYMVMHRTQPFRVPPALSNDAAVLIEPLASAAHGVLKAPPRPGERVLVIGGGAIGLLAVVALRRMAPDAAVHCLARYPFQARVAAKYGAAVIEEGPGLYRRVAETAGARYVRGHFGNEILLGGFDRIYDTVGSDATLQHALRWARGGGAIVLVGINFKPGRVDYSPIWSQEVQVSGINCHASEADGRTSFDIAADMLLTNAVDPADIITHRFPMARYKDAAKAFLHKGRTGAIKIVLEHAG; the protein is encoded by the coding sequence ATGAAGGCGCTTTTTTTCGAGAACCGTCCCGGTAAAGTCATGGCCCTCAAAGTCGCGGAACGCCTCTTCCGCTATGCAGCGCTCGGCCCGTTGTCGCCGCTGCGCTACGCGGAAGTGCCCGAGCCCGCGATTCCCAATGAACGCTGGCTCAAGGTTCGCAATATTCAGTGCGGTCTATGCGGCACCGACCTGCATTTCATGTTCATGGACCTCGACCCGAAATGCTTTTCCGCGGCCGTGCCCGGCATTCATCGTAAATTCCTCGGACACGAACTCGTCGGCGAAGTGGCCCAGGCCGGAAGTGAGGTGGAAGGGCTGGCCGCGGGCGATCGCGTCGTCCTGCGCATCGACTGGCCGTCGTGCTTCCAGATGGAGCACGCCCCTCCGTGCCCGCAATGCGCGCGGGGCAACTACATGCTCTGCGAAAACCTGGGCCGCGGCAGCCTGCCCCTGCGGGACACCGGCGGCGGCTTCTCGCCGTACATGGTCATGCACCGGACGCAGCCGTTTCGCGTCCCCCCGGCACTGAGCAACGACGCCGCCGTGCTGATAGAGCCGCTCGCAAGCGCCGCGCATGGCGTGCTCAAGGCGCCCCCGCGGCCGGGCGAACGCGTGCTGGTCATCGGCGGCGGCGCCATCGGACTGCTTGCCGTCGTGGCCTTGCGGCGCATGGCGCCGGACGCCGCGGTACACTGCCTTGCGCGCTATCCATTCCAGGCGCGGGTCGCGGCGAAATACGGTGCGGCGGTCATTGAGGAAGGCCCCGGCCTCTACCGGCGCGTGGCGGAAACCGCGGGCGCGCGTTACGTGCGCGGCCACTTTGGCAACGAAATCCTGCTGGGAGGCTTTGACCGCATTTACGACACGGTCGGGAGCGACGCGACGCTGCAACATGCGCTGCGCTGGGCGCGCGGCGGCGGCGCTATTGTGCTGGTCGGCATCAACTTCAAGCCGGGGCGCGTCGACTACTCGCCCATCTGGTCGCAGGAAGTCCAGGTTTCCGGCATCAACTGCCACGCCTCGGAAGCCGATGGCCGGACTTCTTTCGACATCGCCGCGGATATGCTGCTCACGAACGCGGTGGACCCCGCCGACATCATCACCCACCGCTTCCCCATGGCGCGCTACAAGGACGCCGCGAAGGCGTTTCTCCACAAGGGCCGCACCGGCGCCATAAAGATCGTGCTCGAGCACGCAGGCTGA
- a CDS encoding HlyD family efflux transporter periplasmic adaptor subunit, translating into MKRPALFLLALVTLGCTGNGGGMLSVSGEIEGVGVNAGSRIGGRVVEILVDEGAPVSAGDVLVRLDDTEAQAAVAAARARVDSARATLTKLEAGATEEQLRQAEAAVRVAEEQYRMAENGARDEEIRAAAAVLEGARAARDTARSDFERIARLYEERVAARRQYDQAKAAFDAAEAQYRAAAERHAMLEEGARNEEIAMAKAALERAQAGRDELVRGPREEDKAAARAALDAAAADLRRAETIASEMVVTAPRDSVVESIAVHVGDLVAPGPVVRLIDPGDLEVMIYVSAALLGHLQVGQTLPFTTDAHGNEVFEGTIVHISTQGEYTPRNLQTQEERVQQVFGVKLKLDSAGGKLRPGMTVAARIPDPRKVP; encoded by the coding sequence ATGAAGAGACCCGCGTTATTCCTGCTTGCCCTCGTCACGCTTGGCTGCACCGGGAACGGCGGCGGCATGCTGTCGGTATCCGGCGAAATCGAAGGGGTGGGGGTGAACGCGGGGAGCCGGATCGGGGGCCGGGTCGTCGAAATCCTCGTGGACGAAGGCGCGCCCGTTTCGGCGGGCGACGTGCTGGTGCGGCTGGACGATACGGAGGCGCAAGCCGCGGTGGCGGCAGCGCGGGCTCGGGTGGACTCCGCGCGGGCGACCCTGACCAAGCTCGAAGCGGGCGCGACGGAAGAGCAACTGCGCCAGGCGGAGGCGGCGGTGCGTGTGGCGGAGGAGCAGTACCGCATGGCGGAGAACGGCGCACGCGACGAGGAAATCCGCGCGGCCGCGGCGGTGCTGGAGGGCGCGCGCGCGGCGCGCGACACGGCGCGCTCGGATTTCGAGCGCATTGCGCGGCTCTACGAGGAGCGTGTGGCGGCGCGGCGTCAATATGACCAGGCAAAGGCGGCGTTCGACGCGGCGGAGGCGCAATACAGGGCCGCGGCCGAACGGCATGCCATGCTGGAGGAAGGCGCGCGGAACGAGGAAATCGCCATGGCCAAGGCCGCGCTGGAGCGGGCACAGGCGGGGCGCGATGAACTCGTGCGCGGGCCGCGCGAGGAGGACAAGGCGGCCGCCCGGGCGGCGCTGGACGCCGCCGCTGCCGACCTGCGGCGGGCCGAGACGATTGCGTCAGAAATGGTCGTCACCGCCCCTAGGGACAGTGTGGTCGAGTCGATTGCCGTGCACGTGGGCGACCTGGTCGCGCCAGGACCCGTAGTGCGTCTGATAGATCCCGGCGACCTCGAAGTGATGATTTATGTCAGCGCCGCCTTGCTCGGCCATCTCCAAGTCGGGCAGACGCTGCCGTTCACCACCGATGCCCACGGAAACGAAGTCTTTGAAGGCACGATCGTCCATATCTCGACGCAGGGAGAATATACGCCGCGCAACCTGCAAACGCAGGAAGAGCGCGTGCAGCAGGTGTTCGGCGTCAAGCTGAAGCTCGATTCCGCGGGCGGCAAGCTGCGCCCCGGCATGACGGTCGCCGCGCGCATCCCGGACCCGCGGAAGGTACCCTGA
- a CDS encoding ABC transporter permease — MINGIGAIIYKETRHILRDPKTLFLMLVIPSLELIIFGYAVDLDVRHIPTVVCNLDARQESKALLDSFVNTGYFDIVGYANSGQEMVHAIVRGDARVGIKIPPDYSERVLTGEKTEVQVLLDGSDSTVAMQALNVSSAIGLRSSVQILGRTSPSRWELPVDMRQRVLFNPDMKTANFMVPGLVGVILQVVIMLLTSFAIVREKEQGTLEQLIVTPVSRLGLMLGKLVPFGVIGVAEVVSVLTLMRVLFQVPIAGSLLLLGGFTAIFLFTTLGLGLLVSTFASNQIQALQISFLILLPTFLLSGFMFPQETMPPVIYAIGQVVPATYFLRILRGIILRDAGFYDLWPNAAILACMGFCVIWLATLRFHKTLA; from the coding sequence ATGATTAACGGCATCGGCGCCATTATCTACAAGGAGACGCGGCACATCCTGCGCGATCCGAAGACGCTCTTTCTGATGCTGGTGATCCCGAGCCTGGAGTTGATCATCTTCGGCTACGCCGTGGACCTCGACGTGCGGCACATCCCGACGGTCGTCTGCAATCTCGATGCCCGCCAGGAAAGCAAAGCGCTGCTCGACAGCTTCGTCAACACGGGCTATTTCGATATTGTCGGTTACGCGAACTCCGGCCAGGAGATGGTCCACGCGATTGTGCGCGGCGACGCCCGGGTGGGCATCAAGATTCCCCCGGATTACAGCGAGCGCGTTCTCACCGGCGAAAAGACGGAGGTGCAGGTGTTGCTGGATGGCAGCGATTCGACCGTGGCGATGCAGGCGTTGAACGTCAGCAGCGCGATCGGCTTGCGCAGCTCGGTCCAGATTCTTGGCAGGACGTCGCCGAGCCGGTGGGAGCTTCCCGTGGACATGCGCCAGCGCGTCCTCTTCAACCCGGACATGAAGACCGCGAATTTCATGGTGCCCGGCCTCGTGGGCGTGATTCTCCAGGTGGTTATCATGCTGCTCACTTCGTTTGCGATCGTGCGGGAAAAGGAGCAGGGCACGCTCGAACAGCTTATCGTCACGCCCGTCTCGCGCCTGGGCCTCATGCTGGGCAAGCTTGTTCCCTTCGGTGTCATCGGCGTGGCGGAAGTCGTATCCGTGCTGACGCTGATGCGCGTCCTGTTTCAGGTTCCGATAGCGGGGAGCCTGCTGTTGCTGGGGGGATTCACGGCGATCTTTCTGTTCACGACGCTGGGGCTTGGCCTGCTCGTATCGACCTTCGCCAGCAATCAGATTCAGGCCTTGCAGATTTCCTTTCTCATCCTGCTGCCCACATTCCTGCTGTCGGGGTTCATGTTCCCCCAGGAGACCATGCCGCCGGTCATCTACGCGATTGGCCAGGTTGTCCCCGCGACCTACTTCCTGCGAATCCTCCGCGGGATCATTCTGCGCGACGCCGGGTTCTACGACCTGTGGCCGAATGCCGCGATCCTGGCCTGCATGGGCTTCTGCGTGATCTGGCTGGCAACGCTGCGGTTCCACAAGACGCTGGCGTAA
- a CDS encoding ABC transporter ATP-binding protein yields MAGGAASKPVVIETRELSRRFGPLVAVDRVNIAIEEGDIFGFLGPNGSGKTTLIRMLCGLLRPSSGQATVLGHDVRNDSEGVKRSIGYMSQQFSLYNDLSVMENLRFYSGVYGIPRKQRAQRIDDVIGIVGIDRYRKQLAGRLSGGWKQRLALACALVHRPRLMFLDEPTAGIDPVARRDLWNLLFDLAGQNVTFFVTTHYMDEAERCSHLGYIYFSRLIAYGTPGDLKKLDDVTPEGCARLELRVPRVAAAMRSLNTFPYVRDATIFADVVHVLTAKGTEGRIVDDLRRSGFPDAAVQPIPATLEDVFVTLTRSRTGDNHD; encoded by the coding sequence ATGGCCGGGGGCGCGGCGTCCAAGCCGGTCGTGATCGAGACGCGGGAGCTGTCCCGCCGGTTTGGCCCCCTCGTGGCGGTGGACCGGGTCAACATCGCCATTGAAGAGGGGGATATCTTCGGCTTTCTGGGCCCGAACGGTTCGGGCAAGACCACGCTGATCCGCATGTTGTGCGGGCTGCTTCGGCCCAGTTCGGGCCAGGCAACCGTGCTCGGCCACGACGTGCGCAACGACAGCGAGGGGGTCAAGCGCAGCATCGGCTATATGTCGCAGCAGTTCAGCCTGTACAACGACCTGTCCGTAATGGAGAATCTCCGCTTCTACTCGGGCGTCTATGGCATTCCGCGCAAGCAGCGCGCGCAACGCATAGACGACGTCATCGGCATCGTAGGCATAGACCGCTACCGCAAACAGCTTGCGGGCCGGCTGTCGGGCGGCTGGAAGCAGCGGCTGGCCCTGGCGTGCGCGCTGGTGCACCGGCCGCGCCTCATGTTCCTCGACGAGCCGACGGCGGGCATCGACCCGGTCGCGCGGCGCGACTTGTGGAATCTCCTGTTCGACCTGGCGGGACAGAATGTCACTTTCTTCGTTACCACGCATTACATGGACGAGGCGGAGCGGTGCAGCCACCTCGGCTACATCTATTTCTCCCGGCTCATTGCCTACGGGACGCCGGGCGACCTGAAGAAACTCGATGACGTGACGCCCGAGGGCTGCGCGCGCCTCGAGTTGCGCGTGCCGCGCGTGGCGGCCGCGATGCGGTCGCTCAACACGTTTCCCTATGTGCGCGACGCGACCATCTTCGCCGACGTGGTGCATGTGCTCACGGCGAAAGGCACGGAAGGACGCATCGTAGACGACCTGCGCCGGAGCGGATTTCCGGACGCGGCGGTCCAGCCCATCCCGGCAACGCTCGAGGACGTGTTCGTCACGCTGACGCGAAGCCGGACGGGGGACAATCATGATTAA
- the sfsA gene encoding DNA/RNA nuclease SfsA gives MRASNRFFTTPVFQARFIARPNRFLVSCAPPGRPPVEAFLPNPGRLRELLLPGATLYVTENADPGAARRTRFTAVAVERDGAPVLLHTHATNAVARRLLERRRIPGLEHAAIVRAEAPVGRSRFDFLLRDAAGELYVEVKSCTLFGNGVAMFPDAVTERGRRHLLELAEMARSGTRTAVVFVVHTPNVRWFMPDFHTDLAFSRTLLDVRDYVRILPVSVTWREDLTLGRGVRLLDIPWEHIDREAQDRGAYLLLLELKETTRVEVGSLGAVPFRKGHYIYVGSAMANLAARMARHLRPHKTRHWHIDYLRPRAAPVEALAVRASVRLECDLAHALARVLAPGSRGFGCTDCACATHLFYSSAPPLDRRDVHDVLERFRMRRP, from the coding sequence ATGCGCGCGTCCAATCGTTTCTTCACGACACCGGTTTTCCAGGCGCGTTTCATCGCGCGGCCCAACCGGTTCCTGGTGAGCTGCGCGCCGCCGGGGCGCCCGCCCGTCGAGGCGTTCCTGCCAAATCCGGGCCGATTGCGCGAGCTGCTGCTCCCCGGCGCGACACTGTACGTCACGGAGAACGCGGATCCCGGCGCGGCGCGCAGGACCCGCTTTACCGCCGTGGCCGTGGAGCGCGACGGCGCGCCCGTGCTGCTGCACACCCACGCGACGAACGCGGTGGCGCGGCGCCTGCTCGAACGCCGGCGCATCCCGGGACTGGAACACGCCGCCATCGTGCGCGCGGAAGCGCCCGTGGGGCGCAGCCGCTTCGATTTCCTGCTGCGCGACGCGGCCGGCGAGCTCTACGTCGAGGTGAAGTCCTGCACGCTGTTCGGGAACGGCGTGGCCATGTTCCCCGACGCCGTGACGGAGCGCGGGCGCAGGCACCTGCTCGAACTTGCGGAAATGGCGCGCAGCGGCACGCGCACGGCCGTGGTGTTTGTCGTGCACACGCCGAACGTGCGCTGGTTCATGCCCGATTTCCACACGGACCTCGCGTTCAGCCGGACCCTGCTCGACGTGCGCGATTATGTGCGCATCCTGCCCGTCTCGGTGACGTGGCGCGAGGACCTCACGCTCGGACGCGGCGTGCGGCTGCTCGATATTCCCTGGGAGCACATCGACCGCGAGGCGCAGGACCGGGGCGCGTATCTCTTGCTCCTGGAACTCAAGGAAACCACGCGGGTCGAAGTCGGCTCGCTGGGAGCCGTCCCGTTCCGCAAGGGTCATTACATCTACGTAGGCTCCGCGATGGCCAACCTTGCCGCGCGCATGGCCCGGCACCTGCGCCCGCACAAGACGCGCCACTGGCACATCGACTACCTGCGCCCGCGCGCCGCGCCGGTCGAGGCCTTGGCCGTCCGCGCATCCGTCCGTCTCGAATGCGACCTGGCTCACGCCCTCGCGCGCGTGCTCGCACCCGGCTCGCGCGGGTTCGGCTGCACGGATTGCGCCTGCGCGACCCATCTTTTCTACAGCAGCGCCCCGCCGCTCGACCGGCGCGACGTGCATGACGTCCTCGAACGCTTCCGCATGCGCCGGCCCTGA
- a CDS encoding aspartate aminotransferase family protein → MSSTTPPGPRMTQAEKASLVARFSRYLNRGQMKYLRAGHLDVVETDREGVGFRDAASGRRMYDCFTAAGCFNVSRHNPSVMDALDAALNDLDMGAFHMVSPAKLALAAKLAALAPGDLNQVLFAAGGGDAIDCAIKLARGATGRSEIVATVKAYHGHTGFALSANGKAHYRHYCEPLMPDFTFVPFNDLGAMRARVSDRTAAVLLEPVQGEAGIFPAGAAYLEGVRNLCDQQGVLLIFDEIQTGFGRTGRLFASEHANVVPDIMTVAKSLGGGLYPMAAAVYRPVPVLTDFVDRNPLFHETWGGGTDLGCRVALRVLEYIEETRLWENAARRGARLRQALEDLRDENPRIVRAVRGLGLMVGIEYVHEFMGPMMSDALARHGVFAAYSGNAPQVMRFMVPITVSEAELEEVIAAIRESVRDMMTLLPAALLAVRVPGVLRLLNNERAQMALFGLLRSIEEWMPSRRRVS, encoded by the coding sequence ATGTCCAGCACCACACCGCCGGGGCCACGCATGACCCAGGCGGAAAAGGCCAGCCTCGTGGCCCGGTTCTCGCGCTACCTCAACCGCGGTCAGATGAAGTATCTGCGCGCGGGACACCTGGACGTCGTAGAAACGGACCGGGAAGGCGTCGGATTCCGGGACGCCGCATCGGGCCGGCGCATGTACGACTGTTTCACTGCCGCCGGCTGCTTCAACGTATCCCGTCACAATCCGTCCGTCATGGACGCGCTGGACGCGGCTCTGAACGACCTCGACATGGGCGCGTTTCACATGGTTTCGCCGGCCAAACTGGCGCTCGCGGCGAAATTGGCCGCGCTCGCGCCCGGCGACCTGAATCAGGTTCTTTTTGCGGCGGGCGGCGGCGATGCGATCGACTGCGCGATTAAGCTCGCGCGCGGCGCGACCGGGCGCAGCGAGATCGTCGCGACGGTGAAGGCGTACCACGGCCACACCGGATTCGCGCTGTCCGCCAACGGCAAGGCGCATTACCGTCATTACTGCGAACCGCTCATGCCGGATTTCACCTTTGTGCCGTTCAACGATCTTGGCGCGATGCGCGCGCGTGTGTCGGACCGGACCGCCGCCGTGCTTCTCGAGCCGGTCCAGGGCGAAGCTGGCATCTTTCCCGCCGGCGCCGCCTATCTCGAAGGGGTGCGCAACCTCTGCGACCAACAGGGCGTTCTCCTGATATTTGACGAAATTCAGACCGGTTTCGGGCGCACCGGGCGTCTCTTCGCCAGTGAACATGCGAACGTAGTCCCGGACATCATGACCGTCGCGAAATCGCTGGGCGGCGGCCTCTACCCCATGGCGGCGGCCGTATACCGGCCCGTGCCCGTCCTGACGGACTTCGTGGACCGCAACCCGCTGTTCCACGAGACGTGGGGCGGCGGGACGGACCTGGGTTGCCGCGTCGCCTTGCGCGTGCTCGAATACATCGAGGAAACGCGCTTGTGGGAGAACGCGGCGCGGCGCGGTGCGCGCCTGAGACAGGCCCTGGAAGACCTGCGCGACGAAAACCCGCGGATCGTGCGCGCCGTGCGCGGGCTCGGGCTCATGGTCGGCATCGAGTATGTGCACGAATTCATGGGGCCCATGATGTCCGACGCGCTTGCGCGGCATGGCGTCTTCGCCGCCTACTCGGGCAATGCGCCGCAAGTCATGCGTTTCATGGTCCCAATCACGGTGAGCGAGGCGGAACTCGAAGAGGTCATCGCCGCTATCCGGGAATCCGTGCGCGACATGATGACGCTGCTGCCCGCGGCCCTGCTCGCCGTCAGAGTCCCCGGCGTGCTCCGGCTGCTCAATAACGAAAGGGCACAGATGGCCTTGTTCGGCCTGTTGCGCAGCATCGAGGAATGGATGCCCTCGCGGAGGCGCGTGTCATGA
- a CDS encoding aspartate aminotransferase family protein, with protein sequence MNQAFPAAVCPGLAQGRLEWLRAMGHDFFEGKREGAWVWDTADRRYLDCVCGAGTYNLGRRPPELIEALRAAMRETDQGNFPMISVEKSRLAEALATFVPGPLECAVYSVMRGEAMEFACKAARGHTGRAELVTVDGGWYGHTGFALTLSDRADKQRFGPLVPEVRTVPFGDSDAIEAAITPKTAAFIFEPVQVENHCRAVSPEYALAIERACRKTGALLVADETQTNFGRTGARFAYGALGISPDILVLGEALGGGVFPIAATLLTQEVNRFMNAHPMIHLSTFGGSDIGCRVGLKTLEAYARLEPWRNAAAMGARLLDALRGIAARPGAPFRDAAGTGLALSLDCGTEESAREFCRRAASNGLLVLPGAVARHAVVLRPSLLLTADEADAIVAAVQACL encoded by the coding sequence ATGAACCAGGCATTCCCCGCCGCTGTGTGTCCCGGCCTGGCGCAGGGCCGGCTGGAGTGGTTGCGCGCCATGGGCCACGATTTCTTCGAAGGCAAGCGCGAGGGGGCGTGGGTCTGGGACACCGCCGACCGCCGGTATCTCGACTGCGTCTGCGGCGCGGGCACGTACAACCTCGGGCGGCGCCCGCCGGAACTCATCGAGGCGCTGCGCGCCGCCATGCGCGAGACGGACCAAGGCAACTTCCCGATGATCTCGGTCGAGAAGTCGCGCCTGGCGGAAGCGCTCGCGACGTTCGTGCCGGGGCCGCTCGAATGCGCGGTGTACAGCGTCATGCGCGGCGAAGCGATGGAATTCGCGTGCAAGGCCGCCCGGGGCCACACCGGCCGCGCGGAACTGGTCACCGTGGACGGCGGCTGGTACGGGCACACGGGATTCGCGCTCACGCTGTCCGACCGCGCGGACAAGCAGCGTTTTGGACCGCTGGTCCCCGAGGTGCGCACCGTGCCCTTCGGCGATTCGGACGCGATCGAGGCGGCGATCACGCCAAAGACCGCGGCGTTCATCTTCGAGCCGGTGCAGGTCGAGAACCACTGCCGCGCCGTCTCGCCCGAGTATGCGCTGGCGATAGAACGCGCGTGCCGCAAGACCGGCGCGCTGCTCGTGGCGGATGAGACACAGACCAATTTCGGGCGCACGGGCGCACGGTTCGCGTACGGGGCGCTCGGCATCTCGCCGGACATCCTTGTCTTGGGCGAAGCGCTCGGCGGCGGCGTGTTTCCCATCGCGGCGACCCTGCTGACGCAGGAGGTTAACCGTTTCATGAACGCGCATCCCATGATTCACCTCTCGACCTTCGGCGGGTCGGATATCGGGTGCCGGGTCGGTCTGAAGACCCTCGAGGCCTACGCGCGCCTCGAGCCGTGGCGCAACGCGGCCGCGATGGGCGCGCGGCTGCTCGACGCGCTGCGCGGGATCGCGGCGCGGCCCGGCGCGCCTTTCCGCGACGCCGCCGGGACCGGTCTCGCGCTGTCGCTGGACTGCGGCACGGAAGAATCGGCCCGCGAGTTCTGCCGCCGCGCCGCTTCAAACGGCCTGCTTGTGCTCCCGGGTGCGGTGGCGCGGCACGCCGTCGTGCTGCGCCCGAGCCTGTTGCTCACGGCGGACGAAGCGGACGCCATTGTCGCGGCGGTCCAGGCGTGCCTATGA
- a CDS encoding transposase produces MPQSLSMNLIHLIYSTKNRDACLTPAIRPNLFAYQAAILREWDSRAIVIGGVSDHLHTLLVLSKNHALCKVVEEVKRSSSKWLKTQGRSFAGFHWQNGYGAFSVSQSHVAHVRRYIEGQEEHHRAMSFQDEFRSFLRRYKVEYDERYVWD; encoded by the coding sequence ATGCCACAATCGCTATCGATGAATCTGATCCATCTCATTTACAGCACGAAAAACCGGGATGCCTGCCTCACACCCGCGATTCGACCGAATTTATTCGCATATCAGGCCGCTATCTTGCGGGAATGGGATAGTCGCGCGATCGTGATTGGCGGTGTCTCAGACCACCTACACACATTGCTTGTGTTATCAAAGAACCACGCCCTATGTAAGGTTGTGGAAGAGGTCAAGAGGAGTTCCTCAAAATGGCTGAAGACACAGGGTCGATCATTTGCGGGATTTCATTGGCAAAATGGATACGGGGCCTTCTCCGTCAGCCAGTCCCATGTGGCACACGTGCGTCGCTATATCGAGGGCCAAGAAGAACATCACCGCGCAATGTCGTTTCAGGACGAATTCCGGTCGTTCCTGAGGCGATACAAGGTCGAATATGATGAACGGTATGTTTGGGATTGA
- a CDS encoding four helix bundle suffix domain-containing protein, translating to MGKLRPSGGYRDTASFQAATIIYDATYWFCETFLDSRSRTVDQMVQAARSGRQNIAEGSRAAATSSQTELRLLNVARSSLEELLLDFEDFLRHRRLPKSGPDAPEALAVRQVPQRFKRERPDRTDLTGLSDQERWTLYAPWLDHADPAVRANAIICLNHQANFLLDQQIAALEKAFVEGGGYSEQLAAARLAERERRKHDPHDRSDPPGPSKRIPECPNCGKAMVLRTAQKGKSAGKQFWGCSAYPDCTGLVEN from the coding sequence ATGGGGAAACTCAGACCCAGCGGCGGCTATCGCGACACGGCCAGTTTTCAGGCGGCGACGATCATCTACGACGCCACCTACTGGTTTTGCGAGACATTTCTCGATTCCCGTTCGCGCACGGTGGACCAGATGGTCCAGGCCGCGCGCTCCGGCCGTCAGAACATCGCCGAGGGCAGTCGTGCCGCGGCGACCTCTTCGCAAACTGAGTTGCGTCTGCTGAACGTGGCGCGTTCGAGCCTGGAAGAACTGCTGCTCGACTTCGAGGACTTTCTGCGGCACCGGCGCCTCCCGAAATCGGGCCCCGACGCGCCGGAGGCCTTGGCTGTCCGGCAAGTGCCGCAGCGGTTCAAGCGGGAGCGGCCAGATCGGACGGATCTGACCGGTCTGTCGGATCAAGAGCGCTGGACGCTGTACGCGCCGTGGCTCGATCACGCCGACCCCGCCGTGCGCGCCAACGCGATCATCTGCCTGAACCACCAGGCCAATTTCCTGCTTGACCAGCAAATCGCCGCGCTGGAAAAGGCATTTGTCGAGGGCGGCGGTTACAGCGAACAACTCGCCGCTGCGCGGCTCGCGGAGCGCGAGCGGCGCAAACACGATCCGCATGATCGGTCTGACCCGCCTGGTCCGTCAAAGCGCATTCCCGAATGCCCGAACTGCGGCAAGGCCATGGTCCTGCGTACCGCGCAGAAGGGCAAAAGCGCCGGAAAACAGTTTTGGGGCTGCTCAGCATACCCGGATTGCACGGGCCTGGTGGAGAACTGA